Proteins encoded in a region of the Cyclopterus lumpus isolate fCycLum1 chromosome 23, fCycLum1.pri, whole genome shotgun sequence genome:
- the lrrc4.1 gene encoding leucine-rich repeat-containing protein 4, with protein MSLLGRVAVHRARKAALLCVVFLMAQAWSSASLALAGAAVSQGPQGCPPQCSCSNQQGKVVCTRRGLTRVPPGIPTNTRHLNLMENAIEAVQADSFRHLHHLEVLQLGRNAIRQIEVGAFNGLTSLNTLELFDNRLTVVPSGAFEYLSKLRELWLRNNPIESIPSYAFNRVPSLMRLDLGELRKLEYISEGAFEGLENLKYLNLGMCNIRGDMPNLSPLKGLEELEISENHFPEIKPGSFNGLRSLKKLWVMNSQITVIERNGFDDLSSLVELNLAHNNLSAVPHDLFSPLRYLVELHLHHNPWNCGCEAVWLARWLREYIPSNSTCCGRCHSPVSMRGRQLVEVDRGEGAATQCSAPFIADAPRDLNISAGRVAELRCRTASMSSVRWLLPNGTILTHASSHPRISILNDGALNFSNVLAVDTGTYTCMVSNAAGNSNASAYLNVSAAELNTSNLSYFTTVTVEVLGPTTEMPKPRTTSTTAAAAGSGVAGGGRVGLGTTTTTASPSVFQPVFISTPTVLLQSTNSPPGAAKTSVVPGLQGVTGKPGRSGPSLDEVMRTTKIIIGCFVAVTLMAAVMLIAFYKLRKRHQQRSTVAAARTVEIIQVDEEDLPPPASAAQETSLTLPEIRDHNSIHKLDFISHKTDYSFHKPKVEYKPQPNFTLHKPKAEYTTYKPNMDFSSHKYIPDYSTHKSTPDFSLHRPKPDYSQFRQDYSTHKPKAEYSPFKPDYGTHPRQKTDVSPFKRDYSTQPKPKHDYSPLKSEYNTQHKPKAEYSPFMPDFGTHPRPKPEYSPFKPDYSTQPKPKTDYNAQRSKTESTYNPRDPYTSHMTAADYSAFKTDFSPHKADYSAYKSDFSPHTQRPKLDYSPHKADYSPHKMDYSTLKPKYNTYKPTGHGAKWTDNNVGNSLPRTMPSTITAMAEPFAIKTHTKEKVQETQI; from the coding sequence ATGAGTCTCCTGGGGCGGGTAGCTGTGCATCGTGCCAGGAAAGCCGCCCTGCTCTGTGTAGTCTTCCTGATGGCGCAAGCGTGGAGCAGTGCCTCTCTGGCCTTGGCGGGGGCGGCAGTGTCTCAGGGACCCCAGGGCTGTCCACCACAATGTTCCTGTAGTAATCAGCAGGGGAAGGTGGTGTGCACTCGACGTGGCCTCACCCGTGTGCCCCCCGGCATTCCTACCAACACGCGACACCTCAATCTAATGGAAAACGCCATTGAGGCGGTGCAGGCTGACTCCTTCCGCCACCTGCACCACCTTGAGGTGCTCCAGCTTGGGCGAAATGCCATACGGCAGATTGAGGTGGGCGCGTTTAATGGACTCACCAGCCTCAACACACTGGAGCTGTTTGACAACCGGTTGACAGTGGTGCCCAGTGGGGCCTTTGAGTACCTGTCTAAACTAAGAGAACTGTGGCTGAGGAACAACCCCATTGAAAGTATCCCCTCCTACGCCTTCAACCGGGTGCCCTCCCTCATGCGATTGGACCTGGGAGAGTTACGGAAACTGGAGTACATCTCAGAAGGAGCTTTTGAGGGCCTAGAAAACCTCAAGTACCTCAACCTGGGCATGTGCAACATAAGGGGGGATATGCCAAACTTAAGTCCCCTCAAGGGCCTGGAGGAGTTGGAGATCTCTGAAAATCACTTCCCAGAGATAAAGCCAGGCTCTTTCAATGGCCTGCGCTCACTGAAAAAGCTATGGGTGATGAACTCACAAATCACAGTGATAGAACGCAATGGTTTTGATGACCTATCTTCATTGGTGGAGCTTAATCTTGCCCATAACAATCTGAGCGCTGTGCCACATGATCTGTTCTCCCCGCTCAGGTACCTGGTGGAGCTCCATCTCCACCATAATCCTTGGAACTGTGGCTGTGAGGCTGTATGGTTAGCACGCTGGCTAAGGGAGTACATCCCTTCTAACTCAACTTGCTGTGGACGTTGTCACTCACCTGTCAGCATGAGAGGGCGACAGCTGGTTGAGGTGGACCGAGGTGAGGGTGCTGCAACCCAATGTTCTGCACCATTCATTGCTGATGCACCAAGGGACCTGAACATTTCAGCAGGGAGAGTGGCTGAGCTTCGTTGCCGCACAGCCTCAATGTCTTCAGTGCGCTGGCTTCTACCCAATGGGACTATCCTGACACATGCCTCCAGTCACCCGAGAATATCAATCCTGAATGACGGTGCCCTTAATTTCTCAAATGTCCTGGCTGTAGACACAGGCACTTATACCTGCATGGTGTCCAATGCAGCGGGGAACTCCAATGCCTCGGCCTACCTCAATGTGAGTGCGGCTGAGCTCAACACATCCAACTTGAGTTACTTTACCACAGTGACTGTGGAGGTCTTGGGGCCAACCACTGAGATGCCCAAACCTAGAACCACCTCCActacagctgctgcagcagggtCTGGGGTAGCTGGGGGCGGAAGGGTAGGCCTAGGGACAACAACTACAACTGCCTCCCCTTCCGTCTTTCAGCCAGTCTTCATCTCCACGCCAACTGTGCTGCTGCAAAGCACTAACAGCCCCCCAGGTGCAGCTAAGACATCTGTGGTGCCAGGACTCCAAGGTGTCACTGGCAAACCAGGGAGGTCTGGCCCTAGCCTGGATGAAGTGATGAGGACCACTAAGATCATAATAGGTTGCTTTGTAGCAGTGACACTGATGGCTGCGGTGATGCTCATCGCCTTCTACAAATTGAGAAAGCGCCACCAGCAGAGGAGCACAGTGGCAGCTGCTCGCACTGTGGAGATTATCCAGGTGGATGAGGAAGACCTTCCTCCACCGGCGTCTGCAGCTCAAGAGACGTCTCTCACATTGCCTGAAATCCGGGACCATAACAGCATACACAAACTGGACTTTATCAGCCACAAGACCGACTATAGTTTTCACAAACCCAAGGTCGAATACAAACCACAGCCTAATTTCACCCTTCATAAGCCGAAGGCTGAGTATACCACCTATAAGCCAAATATGGACTTCAGCAGCCACAAATACATCCCAGATTACAGCACTCACAAATCTACACCAGATTTTAGCCTTCATAGACCAAAGCCTGACTACAGCCAATTTAGACAGGACTACAGCACTCACAAACCTAAAGCAGAATACAGCCCGTTCAAACCAGATTACGGCACTCATCCAAGGCAGAAAACAGACGTCAGCCCATTTAAACGAGATTACAGCACCCAACCAAAACCTAAACACGACTACAGCCCATTAAAATCGGAGTACAACACACAGCATAAACCTAAGGCTGAATACAGTCCATTCATGCCAGACTTTGGCACTCATCCAAGGCCTAAACCTGAATACAGCCCATTTAAACCCGACTACAGCACTCAACCCAAACCCAAAACAGACTACAATGCCCAGCGATCTAAAACGGAGAGTACCTACAACCCCAGGGACCCTTACACCTCCCATATGACTGCAGCTGATTACAGCGCCTTCAAGACCGACTTCAGTCCCCACAAAGCGGATTACAGCGCCTACAAGTCCGACTTCAGTCCACACACTCAGAGACCTAAACTTGATTACAGTCCCCACAAAGCGGACTACAGCCCCCATAAAATGGACTACAGCACTCTGAAGCCCAAATATAACACCTATAAACCAACTGGACATGGGGCTAAATGGACAGACAACAATGTTGGGAACTCTTTGCCTCGAACCATGCCCAGCACCATCACAGCAATGGCTGAGCCCTTTGCCATTAAAACTCACACCAAGGAGAAGGTGCAGGAGACTCAGATTTGA